The Lonchura striata isolate bLonStr1 chromosome 7, bLonStr1.mat, whole genome shotgun sequence genome window below encodes:
- the ZRANB1 gene encoding ubiquitin thioesterase ZRANB1 produces MTERGIKWACEYCTYENWPSAIKCTMCRAQRPSGTIITEDPFKSGSSDIGRDWDPTSTEGGSSPLICPDSSARPRVKSSYSMESANKWSCHMCTYLNWPRAIRCTQCLSQRRTRSPTESPQSSGSGSRPVPFSVDPCEEYNDRNKLNTRAQHWTCSVCTYENWAKARKCVVCDHPRPNNIEAIELADTEEASSIINEQDRARWRGSCSSGNSQRRSPPTTKRESDVKMDFQRIELAGAVGSKEELEVDFKKLKQIKNRMKKTDWLFLNACVGVVEGDLAAVEAYKSSGGDIARQLTADEVRLLNRPSAFDVGYTLVHLAIRFQRQDMLAILLTEVSQHAAKCIPAMVCPEVTEQIRREIAASLHQRKGDFACYFLTDLVTFTLPADIEDLPPTVQEKLFDEVLDRDVQKELEEESPIINWSLELGTRLDSRLYALWNRTAGDCLLDSVLQATWGIYDKDSVLRKALHDSLHDCSHWFYTRWKEWESWYSQSFGLHFSLREEQWQEDWAFILSLASQPGASLEQTHIFVLAHILRRPIIVYGVKYYKSFRGETLGYTRFQGVYLPLLWEQSFCWKSPIALGYTRGHFSALVAMENDGYGNRGAGANLNTDDDVTVTFLPLVDSERKLLHIHFLSAQEIGNEEQQEKLLREWLDCCVTEGGVLVAMQKSSRRRNHPLVTQMVEKWLDRYRQIRPCTSLSDGEEDEDDDDE; encoded by the exons ATGACAGAGCGTGGAATTAAATGGGCCTGTGAGTATTGTACATATGAGAATTGGCCTTCTGCAATCAAGTGCACCATGTGTCGTGCCCAGAGACCCAGTGGAACAATTATCACAGAAGATCCTTTCAAAAGTGGTTCCAGTGATATCGGGAGGGACTGGGATCCTACAAGCACCGAAGGAGGGAGCAGTCCTTTGATCTGCCCGGATTCCAGTGCGAGACCAAGGGTTAAATCATCCTACAGTATGGAAAGTGCAAATAAGTGGTCGTGCCACATGTGCACGTACTTGAACTGGCCAAGAGCTATAAGGTGTACCCAGTGCTTGTCTCAGCGCAGGACCAGGAGTCCCACGGAGTCTCCTCAGTCTTCAGGCTCCGGCTCCAGACCGGTCCCTTTTTCCGTGGATCCCTGTGAGGAATACAATGACAGAAATAAACTCAACACAAGGGCTCAGCACTGGACTTGTTCTGTTTGTACATATGAAAACTGGGCCAAGGCCAGGAAATGTGTTGTATGTGACCACCCCAGACCCAACAACATTGAAGCAATAGAACTGGCAGACACAGAAGAGGCTTCTTCCATCATAAACGAGCAAGACAGGGCTCGGTGGAGAGGCAGCTGTAGTAGTGGTAATAGCCAAAGAAGATCTCCACCAACAACCAAACGTGAATCTGATGTGAAAATGGACTTCCAAAGAATTGAATTGGCTGGAGCTGTTGGCAGCAAGGAGGAGCTTGAAGTTGACTTCAAAAAactaaagcaaataaaaaatagaatgaaaaagacTGACTGGCTGTTCCTAAATGCTTGTGTGG GAGTCGTGGAAGGTGATTTAGCTGCTGTGGAAGCCTACAAGTCGTCTGGAGGGGACATTGCCCGGCAGCTGACGGCGGACGAGGTGCGGCTGCTGAACCGCCCGTCTGCCTTCGACGTGGGCTACACCCTCGTGCACCTGGCCATCCGCTTCCAGAGGCAGGACATGCTGGCCATCCTCCTCACCGAG GTATCCCAACATGCAGCCAAGTGCATTCCTGCCATGGTGTGTCCAGAGGTCACGGAGCAAATCCGCCGTGAAATTGCTGCATCTCTCCATCAGCGCAAGGGAGACTTTGCTTGCTATTTTCTGACTGACCTTGTGACGTTTACCTTGCCTGCAG ACATTGAAGATTTACCACCCACAGTCCAGGAAAAATTGTTTGATGAAGTACTTGACAGAGATGTTCAGAAAG agctggaagagGAGTCTCCCATCATTAACTggtccctggagctggggacgCGGCTGGACAGCCGGCTGTACGCGCTCTGGAACCGCACTGCCGGGGACTGCCTGCTGGACTCCGTGCTCCAGGCCACCTGGGGCATCTACGACAAGGACTCCGTGCTGCGCAAGGCTCTGCACGACAGTTTACACGACTGCTCCCACTG GTTTTACACACGCTGGAAAGAGTGGGAATCGTGGTATTCCCAAAGCTTCGGTTTACATTTCTCCTTGCGAGAGGAACAGTGGCAGGAAGATTGGGCATTCATTCTCTCTCTTGCAAGCCAG CCTGGAGCGAGTTTGGAGCAGACACACATTTTTGTACTTGCACATATTCTTAGAAGACCAATTATAGTTTATGGAGTAAAATATTACAAGAGTTTTCGGGGAGAAACATTAGGATATACCCGCTTCCAAG GTGTGTATTTGCCTTTGTTATGGGAACAGAGTTTTTGTTGGAAAAGTCCCATAGCTCTGGGCTACACGAGGGGCCATTTCTCCGCCCTGGTTGCCATGGAGAATGACGGCTATGGCAATCGAGGCGCTGGTGCTAATTTGAACACTGACGATGATGTTACTGTTACTTTTCTACCCTTGGTGGACAGCGAGAGGAAATTATTGCACATTCACTTCCTTTCTGCTCAAGAG ATCGGCAacgaggagcagcaggagaagctgctgcGGGAGTGGCTGGACTGCTGCGTGACCGAGGGAGGGGTCCTGGTGGCCATGCAGAAGAGCTCCCGCCGGCGCAACCACCCGCTGGTCACCCAGATGGTGGAGAAGTGGCTGGACCGCTACCGCCAGATCCGGCCCTGCACGTCCCTGTCGGACggcgaggaggacgaggacgacgaCGATGAGTGA